In one Lycium barbarum isolate Lr01 chromosome 7, ASM1917538v2, whole genome shotgun sequence genomic region, the following are encoded:
- the LOC132602084 gene encoding uncharacterized protein LOC132602084 translates to MMHSVGYIYTIFWFLIFVATGSASINSQSTAKSSLDSLLQEYAFKALSWPRTKTGTAYEGSVPVNLTGIRISALMLRRDSLKWRGYGYYHEFLIPTGITEEPYVTRIVLVYQNLGNWSSLYYPLPGYIYQTPVLGIFAYDAMDMCAKNKPELQIHALENPIDIRFSNVQPAPEGSLLKCVYFNSDNSIEFGNVTNGNVCSTRKQGHFAIVAEVKVAPSPAPSADGNNNNNNQLSTEVWTISLGFLGFAFLGVLFVVAQKCILVERRPILEDSATIIVPLLGAASEVPMSEETLTTSSPENDYAIRPLPENDYVPQIDQHL, encoded by the coding sequence ATGATGCACTCAGTTGGTTATATTTACACGATTTTCTGGTTTCTTATTTTTGTTGCAACTGGATCTGCATCAATTAATTCACAATCCACAGCAAAAAGCTCTCTTGATTCCTTACTTCAAGAATATGCTTTCAAGGCATTGTCATGGCCAAGAACAAAAACTGGTACTGCATATGAAGGATCTGTTCCTGTCAATTTGACTGGGATTCGAATTTCAGCCTTGATGCTTAGAAGAGATAGCTTAAAATGGAGAGGCTATGGCTACTATCATGAATTTCTTATCCCAACTGGGATCACTGAGGAGCCTTATGTAACAAGAATTGTTCTTGTCTACCAAAATCTTGGTAATTGGTCCTCACTTTATTATCCTTTGCCTGGTTACATTTATCAAACACCAGTTTTGGGTATTTTTGCTTATGATGCAATGGATATGTGTGCCAAAAATAAACCAGAATTGCAAATCCATGCATTGGAAAATCCTATAGATATCAGGTTCAGTAATGTGCAGCCTGCACCAGAAGGATCTTTGCTCAAGTGTGTTTATTTTAACTCGGATAATTCGATCGAATTTGGCAATGTGACAAATGGAAATGTATGTTCAACTAGAAAACAAGGCCATTTTGCAATAGTTGCTGAGGTGAAAGTTGCTCCTAGTCCTGCTCCTTCTGCTGatggaaataataataataataatcaactCAGCACTGAAGTGTGGACTATTTCATTGGGATTTCTAGGTTTTGCGTTTTTGGGAGTATTATTTGTTGTTGCACAGAAGTGTATATTAGTGGAAAGAAGACCGATTTTGGAAGATTCAGCAACAATAATTGTGCCCTTACTGGGGGCAGCTAGTGAGGTGCCAATGTCAGAGGAAACTCTTACCACATCTTCGCCGGAGAATGATTATGCGATTAGACCGTTACCGGAGAACGACTATGTGCCTCAGATTGATCAGCATCTTTAG